A genomic region of Bradyrhizobium sp. ORS 278 contains the following coding sequences:
- a CDS encoding response regulator, giving the protein MGKTVLIVEDNELNMKLFRDLLEAHGYQTSGTSSGVEALDIVRRTRPDLILMDIQLPQVSGLEVTKWIKDDPDLRAIPVVAVTAFAMKGDEERIREGGCEAYLSKPISVGKFIETVRRFIG; this is encoded by the coding sequence ATGGGCAAGACCGTCCTGATCGTGGAAGACAACGAGCTCAACATGAAGCTCTTCCGCGATCTGTTGGAAGCCCATGGGTACCAGACGTCCGGCACGTCCAGCGGCGTGGAGGCGCTCGACATCGTGCGCCGGACCCGGCCCGATCTCATTCTGATGGATATCCAGCTGCCGCAGGTCTCCGGCCTGGAAGTGACGAAATGGATCAAGGACGATCCGGATTTGCGCGCGATCCCGGTGGTCGCGGTGACGGCTTTTGCGATGAAGGGCGACGAGGAGCGCATCCGCGAGGGTGGCTGCGAAGCCTATCTTTCTAAACCGATTTCGGTCGGAAAATTCATAGAAACCGTGCGACGTTTCATCGGCTGA
- a CDS encoding cell envelope integrity EipB family protein, producing the protein MAHSFRLSMGALAIAAITFGPAQAGAGVPFLPHQALYELSLLKSRGSSPVNSARGRILYNFSGNACNGYTSDFRQVSELDLGEGKVTLSDLRSTAWEDGAGKSYRFKIDSRMNDQASSPVDGIAERSGDHITVKLKQPEAKTFTLDGSTVFPTEQIQRIIAAAREGKSLLELSVYDGSDNGEKVYNTLTVIGAAVPGDKAPAKPDASTDNDEMKSLTRWPVTVSYYDRDAKRTEGEQTPVYAMSFELYENGVSRALVLDYNDFVIAGALGKFDVKDSKDSNKPCSN; encoded by the coding sequence ATGGCTCATTCGTTTCGACTGTCGATGGGAGCGCTGGCGATTGCCGCGATCACGTTCGGTCCGGCGCAGGCCGGGGCAGGAGTGCCGTTCCTGCCGCACCAGGCGCTGTATGAGCTGAGCCTGCTGAAGTCGCGTGGATCGAGCCCGGTGAACAGCGCGCGCGGCCGCATTCTCTATAATTTCTCCGGCAATGCCTGTAACGGCTACACCTCGGACTTCCGCCAGGTCTCCGAGCTCGATCTCGGCGAAGGCAAGGTCACGCTCAGCGACCTGCGCTCGACGGCGTGGGAGGACGGCGCCGGCAAGAGCTACCGCTTCAAGATCGACTCGCGGATGAACGACCAGGCCTCCAGCCCGGTGGACGGCATCGCGGAGCGCAGCGGCGACCACATCACGGTGAAGCTGAAGCAGCCGGAGGCGAAAACCTTCACGCTCGACGGTTCGACGGTGTTTCCGACCGAGCAGATCCAGCGCATCATCGCGGCCGCCCGCGAGGGCAAGTCGCTGCTCGAACTGTCGGTGTATGACGGCTCCGACAATGGCGAGAAGGTCTACAACACTCTCACGGTGATCGGCGCAGCGGTGCCGGGCGACAAGGCTCCGGCCAAGCCGGACGCCTCGACCGACAATGACGAGATGAAGTCGCTGACGCGCTGGCCGGTCACGGTCAGCTACTACGACCGCGACGCCAAGCGGACGGAGGGCGAGCAGACGCCTGTTTATGCGATGTCGTTCGAGCTGTATGAGAACGGCGTCTCGCGCGCGCTCGTGCTCGACTACAATGACTTCGTCATTGCAGGCGCGCTTGGCAAGTTCGACGTCAAGGACAGCAAGGACTCCAACAAGCCCTGCAGCAACTGA
- a CDS encoding DUF1127 domain-containing protein produces the protein MPPHQTDLTAETERKVSVPSAGLSAALKDAQAARQSNATVTAPGDVSPEKDAAGPPVTPTWPIIRLIGRCARALQGWRTRERIRASLDGLSERELTDIGIARGEIECIVAQQRLERLKDEARSMSRGVM, from the coding sequence ATGCCACCTCATCAGACCGACCTCACGGCCGAGACCGAACGCAAGGTCTCCGTGCCCTCTGCCGGACTCTCTGCCGCCCTGAAGGACGCGCAAGCCGCGCGACAATCCAATGCGACTGTCACCGCGCCGGGAGATGTGTCGCCGGAAAAGGATGCCGCGGGGCCGCCAGTCACACCGACCTGGCCGATCATCCGTCTGATCGGGCGCTGTGCGCGCGCGCTCCAGGGCTGGCGGACACGCGAGCGCATCCGCGCCAGCCTGGACGGCCTGAGCGAGCGGGAGCTGACCGATATCGGCATCGCGCGCGGCGAGATCGAATGCATCGTCGCCCAGCAGCGGCTCGAGCGGCTGAAGGACGAAGCACGGAGCATGTCGCGTGGTGTGATGTAG
- a CDS encoding glycerophosphodiester phosphodiesterase, giving the protein MRAPDWLTARPVAHRGLHDAASGIIENMPAAARGAIAGNFAIECDIQLSADGEAMVHHDYELGRLTEGSGLLIEKTAAELKAVTFKQTDERMMTLKDLCDLIGGRVPLVVEVKSTFQGDRRLVRRMAEVLSAYSGPAVGMSFDPDLVHAMRETMPNLTRGIVAQRTYEDGYWDKLTQAQRDSMLHLRHGLSTQPHFVAYWVQQLPAPAPWVARNVFGCPLLTWTVRTPEQRATAARYADQMIFEGFTPET; this is encoded by the coding sequence ATGCGCGCACCTGACTGGCTGACGGCCCGCCCCGTCGCCCATCGCGGCCTGCATGATGCGGCCAGCGGCATTATCGAGAACATGCCGGCCGCCGCGCGCGGCGCGATCGCCGGCAATTTCGCCATCGAATGCGACATCCAGCTCTCGGCCGATGGCGAGGCGATGGTGCATCACGACTACGAGCTCGGCCGCCTCACCGAGGGCTCGGGCCTCCTGATCGAGAAGACCGCGGCCGAGCTGAAGGCCGTGACGTTCAAGCAGACCGACGAGCGGATGATGACGCTCAAGGACCTCTGCGACCTGATCGGCGGACGCGTGCCGCTGGTGGTCGAGGTCAAGAGCACCTTTCAGGGTGATCGTCGGCTGGTCCGAAGGATGGCCGAGGTGCTGTCGGCCTATTCCGGTCCGGCGGTTGGCATGTCGTTCGATCCGGACCTCGTGCACGCCATGCGCGAAACAATGCCGAATCTGACGCGCGGCATCGTCGCCCAACGCACCTATGAGGACGGCTACTGGGACAAGCTCACGCAAGCGCAGCGCGACAGCATGCTACATCTCAGGCACGGCCTGAGCACGCAGCCGCATTTCGTCGCCTATTGGGTGCAGCAGCTGCCGGCGCCCGCGCCCTGGGTCGCGCGCAATGTGTTCGGCTGTCCGCTGCTGACCTGGACCGTCCGCACGCCGGAGCAGCGCGCCACCGCCGCGCGTTACGCGGATCAGATGATCTTCGAAGGGTTTACGCCGGAGACGTGA
- the nadC gene encoding carboxylating nicotinate-nucleotide diphosphorylase has product MSLNPLFPLLYEPLLRAALLEDLGRAGDITTDAIVPAGQRAALQLRARQPGVIAGLDVARCAFQTVSPEVRMETIRGDGSVVAAGDVIATINGPARALLTGERVALNFLCHLSGVASATASLVAAVKGTRAQIVCTRKTTPGLRALEKYAVRAGGGGNHRFGLDDAVLIKDNHIAIAGGIAAAITRAKAHAGHLVKIEVEVDNLAQLEQALKLGVDAVLLDNMTPPELERAVGMARGKAITEASGRITVDTAPAIAAAGVDLISVGWITHSSAALDIGLDDA; this is encoded by the coding sequence ATGAGCCTCAATCCACTCTTTCCCTTGCTCTACGAGCCACTGCTCCGTGCGGCGCTGCTGGAGGATCTCGGCCGCGCCGGCGACATCACCACCGATGCGATCGTGCCCGCCGGGCAGCGCGCTGCCCTGCAGTTGCGGGCGCGCCAGCCCGGCGTGATCGCCGGCCTCGACGTCGCGCGCTGCGCCTTTCAGACGGTCTCGCCCGAGGTTCGCATGGAGACGATCCGCGGCGACGGCAGCGTCGTCGCGGCCGGCGATGTGATCGCCACGATCAACGGCCCGGCGCGGGCGCTGCTGACCGGCGAGCGCGTCGCGCTGAACTTCCTCTGCCACCTCAGCGGCGTCGCCTCCGCGACGGCCTCGCTGGTCGCGGCCGTGAAGGGCACGCGGGCGCAGATCGTGTGCACGCGCAAGACGACGCCGGGGCTGCGCGCGCTGGAGAAATATGCGGTGCGCGCGGGTGGGGGCGGCAATCATCGGTTCGGGCTGGATGATGCGGTCCTGATCAAGGACAACCATATCGCGATTGCCGGCGGCATCGCGGCGGCGATCACCAGGGCCAAGGCTCATGCCGGCCATCTCGTGAAGATCGAGGTCGAGGTGGACAATCTCGCGCAGCTCGAGCAGGCGCTGAAGCTGGGCGTCGATGCGGTCCTGCTCGACAACATGACGCCGCCAGAGCTCGAACGCGCCGTCGGCATGGCCCGCGGCAAGGCGATCACCGAGGCCTCGGGCCGGATCACCGTCGACACCGCGCCGGCGATCGCGGCGGCGGGTGTCGACCTGATCTCGGTCGGCTGGATCACGCATTCCTCGGCCGCGCTGGACATCGGGCTCGACGATGCGTGA
- a CDS encoding HIT family protein: MTAYDPQNPFAKILRGEFPCVKVYENDHVLAFLDIMPRVPGHTLVIPKAPARNILDITEEDYLHVGRAVRTIARAAKTAFAADGITVQQFNEHAGGQMVFHLHVHIMPRHNGDSLLPPASRKEDPKVLEENAAKLIAALKG; the protein is encoded by the coding sequence ATGACCGCCTACGATCCCCAAAACCCGTTCGCGAAGATCCTGCGCGGTGAATTCCCCTGCGTGAAGGTGTATGAGAACGACCACGTGCTGGCCTTCCTCGACATCATGCCGCGCGTCCCCGGCCACACGCTGGTCATCCCGAAGGCTCCGGCCCGCAACATCCTCGACATCACCGAGGAAGACTACCTCCATGTCGGCCGCGCCGTGCGCACGATCGCCCGCGCCGCCAAGACGGCGTTCGCCGCCGACGGCATCACGGTGCAGCAGTTCAACGAGCATGCCGGCGGGCAGATGGTGTTCCACCTCCACGTCCACATCATGCCGCGCCACAATGGCGACAGCCTGCTGCCGCCGGCCAGCCGCAAGGAGGACCCGAAGGTGCTGGAAGAGAACGCCGCGAAGCTGATCGCGGCGCTCAAGGGCTGA
- a CDS encoding GNAT family N-acetyltransferase, producing the protein MASPEITLEAVPGISEIPAAAWDACANPAGRLAPGSSAGCGPSYNPFVSHAFLSACETSGSATIRTGWAPRHLVAKLGEEILGVVPCYLKSHSQGEYVFDRGWADAYERAGGRYYPKLQVSVPFTPATGPRLLIRSDQDREMIGNALAQGLKALCGISEASSVHVTFARQAEWELLAAQGFLQRTDQQFHWHNQGFSSFDDFLATMNSRHRKSIKRERRDALNAGITIHWLTGKDITEDAWDAFFDFYMDTGSRKWGRPYLSRKFFSLIGQSMADDVLLVMAKRDGRWIAGAINFIGSDTLFGRNWGAIEHHPFLHFEVCYYQAIDFAIQHKLAVVEAGAQGEHKIVRGYLPQTTYSAHHIADRGLRRAIDDYLKRERAFVEQAGRELAESGPFRKDLDEQS; encoded by the coding sequence ATGGCCTCACCTGAGATCACGCTCGAAGCCGTACCCGGGATCTCTGAAATCCCGGCCGCTGCCTGGGACGCCTGCGCCAATCCCGCCGGCCGCCTCGCCCCCGGCTCATCCGCCGGCTGCGGCCCCTCCTATAACCCGTTCGTCTCCCACGCCTTTTTGTCCGCCTGCGAAACCTCCGGCTCGGCGACGATCCGCACCGGCTGGGCGCCGCGGCATCTCGTGGCCAAGCTGGGCGAGGAAATCCTGGGCGTCGTGCCCTGCTATCTGAAGTCGCACTCGCAGGGCGAATACGTCTTCGACCGCGGCTGGGCTGACGCCTATGAGCGCGCCGGAGGCCGCTACTATCCGAAGCTGCAGGTCTCCGTGCCCTTCACGCCGGCGACCGGGCCGCGGCTGCTGATCCGTTCCGACCAGGACCGGGAGATGATCGGCAACGCGCTGGCGCAGGGCCTGAAGGCGCTGTGCGGGATCAGCGAGGCGTCCTCGGTGCACGTGACCTTCGCCCGCCAGGCCGAGTGGGAGCTGCTCGCCGCACAGGGTTTCCTGCAGCGCACCGACCAGCAGTTCCACTGGCACAACCAGGGTTTTTCCAGCTTCGACGATTTCCTGGCGACGATGAACTCGCGCCACCGCAAATCGATCAAGCGCGAGCGGCGCGATGCGCTGAACGCCGGCATCACCATCCATTGGCTGACCGGCAAGGACATCACCGAGGACGCGTGGGACGCGTTCTTCGACTTCTACATGGACACCGGCTCGCGCAAATGGGGCCGGCCCTATCTTAGCCGCAAGTTCTTCTCGCTGATCGGCCAGAGCATGGCTGACGACGTGCTGCTGGTGATGGCCAAGCGCGACGGCCGATGGATCGCCGGCGCCATCAACTTCATCGGCTCGGACACGCTGTTCGGCCGCAACTGGGGCGCCATCGAGCACCACCCGTTCCTGCATTTCGAGGTCTGCTACTACCAGGCGATCGACTTCGCGATCCAGCACAAGCTGGCCGTCGTCGAGGCCGGCGCGCAGGGCGAGCACAAGATCGTGCGCGGCTACCTGCCGCAGACCACCTACTCCGCGCACCACATCGCCGACCGCGGCCTGCGCCGCGCCATCGACGACTACCTCAAGCGCGAGCGCGCCTTTGTCGAGCAGGCCGGCCGCGAGCTCGCCGAATCCGGCCCGTTCCGCAAGGACCTGGACGAGCAATCTTGA
- a CDS encoding PleD family two-component system response regulator: MSARILVVDDVPANVKLLEARLSAEYFDVLTASNGAEALQICQRAECDIILLDVMMPDMDGFEVCRRLKSNPATHFIPVVMVTALDSPSDRVRGLEAGADDFLTKPVSDVVLIARVRSLTRLKMMTDELRMRALTSLEIGVQAPERNAVADAGKGGRILLVDDRPSSYERLGPMLATEHSVDVEPHPAEAVFNAADGNYDLVIVSLDLDDFDGLRLCSQLRSLERTRHVPILAIAEAENNSRLLRGLEIGVNDYLLRPVDKNELLARARTQIRKRRYTDHLRDNVQNSIEMAITDALTGLHNRRYMETHLSTLADQAASRGKPLALMMLDLDYFKSINDTYGHDAGDDVLREFAMRVRKSIRGIDLACRYGGEEFVIVMPETDLHVAGMVAERLRRSVANEPFSVHKGEKRIDVTVSIGISTLEQKGEPIADVMKRADTALYRAKNEGRNRAVAIAPVHQPSSFLPQAAGRGR; this comes from the coding sequence GTGTCCGCGCGCATCCTTGTCGTCGATGACGTCCCCGCCAACGTCAAGCTGTTGGAGGCACGGCTGTCGGCCGAATATTTCGACGTGCTGACCGCCTCGAACGGCGCCGAGGCGCTGCAGATCTGCCAGCGCGCCGAATGCGACATCATCCTGCTCGACGTGATGATGCCGGACATGGACGGCTTCGAGGTTTGCCGCCGGCTGAAGTCGAACCCGGCGACGCATTTCATTCCCGTCGTGATGGTGACGGCGCTCGACAGCCCGTCCGACCGCGTGCGCGGCCTCGAGGCCGGCGCCGACGATTTTCTCACCAAGCCGGTCTCCGACGTCGTGCTGATCGCGCGCGTGCGCTCGCTGACCCGGCTGAAGATGATGACCGACGAGCTGCGCATGCGCGCCCTGACCTCGCTGGAGATCGGCGTGCAGGCGCCCGAGCGCAACGCGGTCGCCGATGCAGGAAAGGGCGGGCGGATCCTTCTGGTCGACGACCGGCCGTCGTCCTATGAGCGGCTCGGACCGATGCTGGCGACCGAGCATTCGGTCGATGTCGAGCCGCATCCGGCGGAGGCCGTGTTCAACGCGGCCGACGGCAATTACGATCTCGTCATCGTCTCGCTCGACCTCGACGATTTCGACGGCTTGCGGCTGTGCAGCCAGCTGCGTTCGCTGGAGCGCACGCGTCACGTGCCGATCCTGGCGATCGCGGAAGCCGAGAACAATTCCCGGCTGCTGCGCGGCCTGGAGATCGGCGTGAACGACTATCTGTTGCGCCCCGTCGATAAGAACGAGCTCTTGGCGCGCGCGCGCACCCAGATCCGCAAGCGCCGCTACACCGATCACCTGCGCGACAACGTGCAGAACTCGATCGAGATGGCGATCACCGACGCGCTGACAGGCCTGCACAATCGCCGTTACATGGAGACGCATCTGTCGACGCTTGCCGACCAGGCGGCGAGCCGCGGCAAGCCGCTGGCGCTGATGATGCTCGACCTCGACTACTTCAAGTCGATCAACGACACTTACGGCCATGACGCCGGCGACGACGTGCTGCGGGAATTCGCCATGCGGGTGCGCAAGTCGATCCGCGGCATCGATCTCGCCTGCCGCTATGGCGGCGAGGAGTTCGTGATCGTGATGCCGGAGACCGATTTGCACGTCGCCGGCATGGTCGCCGAGCGCCTGCGCCGCTCGGTCGCCAATGAGCCGTTCTCGGTGCACAAGGGCGAGAAGCGCATCGACGTCACGGTCTCGATCGGCATCTCCACGTTGGAGCAGAAGGGCGAGCCGATCGCCGACGTCATGAAGCGCGCCGACACCGCGCTGTACCGCGCCAAGAACGAAGGCCGCAACCGCGCGGTCGCCATCGCGCCGGTGCATCAGCCATCCTCCTTCCTGCCGCAGGCGGCCGGTCGGGGCCGATAG
- a CDS encoding globin-coupled sensor protein has protein sequence MTDLTTLQSRLDFIGIDNATREHLRELRPLIGKVLPGLLDKFYAHVGKVPSLAKMFSSQTAMRHAHKAQLDHWMSLATAKFDDAYVKSVTRIGQAHNRMGLEPRWYIAGYSLIVTGLQQAIETELLDGWFGGQAAREKKAALQAAITKAAMIDMDLALSVYLDAAKTEQHAAMRRMADEFESTVGQIINKVHADARTLEVSANTLSKTAEQTQQLSTSAAAASGQVSATVQSVASAAGEMTSSVHEIGRRVTESTSIAKEAVRQIEQTDVGISELSRTAERIGDVLKLITSIAAQTNLLALNATIEAARAGDAGRGFAVVASEVKALASQTAKATEEIGQQIEGIQNATQSSVASIKQIGGTIQQISEIAAGIAAAVEQQGAATSQISRNVQDVAGGTARVVGNIGDVSKGADATGAASSQVLTSAHSLSRESDRLKDELEKFLRKVRAA, from the coding sequence ATGACCGATCTGACGACACTGCAATCCCGCCTCGACTTCATCGGCATCGACAACGCGACCCGGGAGCATCTGCGCGAGCTGCGGCCGCTGATCGGCAAGGTGCTGCCGGGCCTGCTCGACAAGTTCTACGCCCATGTCGGCAAGGTGCCGTCGCTGGCGAAGATGTTCTCCAGCCAGACGGCGATGCGGCACGCCCACAAGGCCCAGCTCGACCATTGGATGTCGCTGGCGACCGCCAAGTTCGACGACGCCTATGTGAAGTCCGTGACGCGCATCGGCCAGGCCCACAACCGGATGGGGCTGGAGCCGCGCTGGTACATCGCCGGCTATTCGCTGATCGTCACCGGCCTGCAGCAGGCGATCGAGACCGAGCTGTTAGACGGCTGGTTCGGCGGCCAGGCCGCGCGCGAGAAGAAGGCGGCGCTGCAGGCCGCGATCACCAAGGCGGCGATGATCGACATGGATCTCGCGCTGTCGGTCTATCTCGACGCCGCCAAGACCGAACAGCATGCCGCCATGCGGCGCATGGCCGACGAGTTCGAATCCACGGTCGGCCAGATCATCAACAAGGTCCATGCCGACGCGCGCACGCTGGAGGTCTCGGCCAACACGCTGAGCAAGACCGCCGAGCAGACCCAGCAGCTGTCGACCAGCGCGGCCGCGGCCTCCGGCCAGGTTTCGGCCACGGTCCAGTCGGTGGCATCGGCCGCTGGCGAGATGACGTCCTCCGTGCACGAGATCGGCCGCCGCGTCACGGAATCGACCAGCATCGCCAAGGAGGCCGTGCGGCAGATCGAGCAGACCGATGTCGGCATCAGCGAGCTGTCGCGCACCGCCGAGCGCATCGGCGACGTGCTCAAGCTGATCACCTCGATCGCCGCACAGACGAATCTGCTCGCGCTCAACGCCACGATCGAAGCGGCGCGCGCCGGCGACGCCGGCCGCGGCTTCGCGGTGGTCGCCTCCGAGGTCAAGGCGCTGGCCTCGCAAACCGCGAAGGCCACCGAGGAAATCGGTCAGCAGATCGAGGGCATCCAGAACGCGACGCAGTCCTCCGTCGCCTCGATCAAGCAGATCGGCGGCACCATCCAGCAGATCTCGGAGATCGCGGCCGGAATCGCCGCGGCCGTCGAGCAGCAGGGCGCGGCCACGAGTCAGATCTCGCGCAACGTCCAGGACGTCGCCGGCGGCACGGCGCGCGTGGTCGGCAATATCGGCGACGTCAGCAAGGGCGCAGACGCCACCGGCGCCGCGTCCTCACAGGTCCTCACCTCGGCCCACTCGCTGTCGCGCGAGAGCGACCGGCTGAAGGACGAGCTGGAGAAATTCCTGCGCAAGGTCCGCGCCGCCTGA
- a CDS encoding DUF1127 domain-containing protein yields MPPHTHLTAEIARDAAPLGLDRPIATKTIATKTNAARDVPTAPRPASVTLLREAAPEKNAAAPPGISGLRGMLAQLWHAFQDGRRLRRLRIQLVDLSETQLIDIGVNRADIEHIAAHRALEKLKDNTAHLMMSRGVM; encoded by the coding sequence ATGCCACCTCACACTCACCTCACTGCCGAGATCGCGCGCGATGCCGCGCCGCTCGGTCTCGATCGTCCCATCGCCACCAAGACCATCGCGACCAAGACCAACGCCGCGCGGGACGTGCCAACCGCGCCGCGTCCAGCCTCCGTCACGCTGTTGCGCGAGGCTGCGCCGGAGAAGAACGCTGCTGCTCCGCCGGGTATATCGGGTCTGCGCGGCATGCTTGCGCAGCTTTGGCACGCGTTTCAGGACGGCCGCCGGCTGCGGCGTTTGCGCATTCAACTGGTGGATTTGAGCGAGACGCAGCTGATCGACATCGGCGTCAACCGCGCCGACATCGAGCACATCGCCGCGCATCGCGCGCTCGAGAAGCTCAAGGACAACACGGCGCATCTGATGATGTCGCGCGGCGTGATGTAA
- a CDS encoding DNA polymerase IV, with protein sequence MAPEGGTHAVSRPTCFCRDCLSDLASTARRCSACGSPRLVRHRSLPGLTLAHIDCDAFYATVEKRDNPEVADRPVIIGGGKRGVVSAACYIARTYGVRSAMPMFKALELCPSAVVIRPDMAKYVRVGREVRQAMQALTPLVEPLSIDEAFLDLSGTERVHGMIPAKVLARFAREVEQIIGITVSVGLSCNKFLAKIASDLDKPRGFAALDQDEARDMLADKPVGFIFGVGPASQQRLAQHGFRLISDLQRADEIELMKQFGGEGRRLWRLARGLDDRKVVADRGAKTISSETTFDTDIRDYATLEKLLWRLSEKVSARLKASQLAGSTITLKLKTSDFRQRTRSQSIAAPTQLAGKIFAICKEMLARETDGTAFRLMGAGVSALRPGSEASDTDMLDRRSASAERAMDALRKKFGQAAVIRGIAYGGPEETE encoded by the coding sequence ATGGCGCCAGAAGGAGGGACGCACGCGGTCAGCCGGCCGACCTGCTTCTGTCGCGACTGCCTGTCGGATCTCGCCTCCACGGCGCGCCGCTGCAGCGCCTGCGGCTCGCCGCGGCTGGTCCGCCATCGCTCCCTGCCCGGGCTCACCTTGGCCCATATCGACTGCGACGCGTTCTATGCCACGGTCGAGAAGCGCGACAATCCAGAGGTCGCCGACCGTCCGGTCATCATCGGCGGCGGCAAGCGCGGCGTGGTCTCGGCGGCCTGCTACATCGCCCGCACCTATGGCGTGCGCTCGGCGATGCCGATGTTCAAGGCCCTGGAGCTGTGCCCCTCCGCGGTGGTGATACGGCCGGACATGGCGAAATACGTCCGGGTCGGCCGCGAGGTCCGGCAGGCGATGCAGGCGCTGACGCCGCTGGTCGAACCGCTGTCGATCGACGAGGCATTCCTCGACCTCTCCGGCACCGAGCGTGTCCACGGCATGATCCCGGCGAAAGTGTTGGCGCGCTTCGCCCGCGAGGTGGAGCAGATCATCGGCATCACGGTCTCTGTCGGGCTGTCCTGCAACAAGTTCCTTGCCAAAATCGCCTCCGATCTCGACAAGCCCCGCGGCTTCGCCGCGCTCGACCAGGACGAGGCCCGCGATATGCTTGCCGACAAGCCGGTGGGCTTCATCTTCGGCGTCGGACCGGCCAGCCAGCAGCGGCTGGCGCAACACGGCTTTCGCCTCATCTCCGACCTGCAGCGCGCCGACGAGATCGAGCTGATGAAGCAGTTCGGCGGTGAGGGCCGAAGGCTTTGGCGGCTGGCGCGCGGCCTCGACGATCGCAAGGTGGTGGCCGACCGCGGCGCCAAGACGATCTCCAGCGAGACCACCTTCGACACCGACATCCGCGACTACGCGACCTTGGAGAAGCTGCTCTGGCGGCTGTCGGAGAAGGTCTCGGCGCGGCTGAAGGCGAGCCAGCTCGCCGGCTCGACCATCACGCTGAAGCTGAAGACATCAGATTTCCGCCAGCGCACCCGCTCGCAGTCGATCGCCGCGCCCACCCAGCTCGCCGGCAAGATCTTCGCCATCTGCAAGGAGATGCTGGCACGAGAGACCGATGGCACGGCGTTCCGCCTGATGGGCGCCGGCGTCAGCGCGCTGCGCCCGGGCTCGGAAGCCTCCGACACCGACATGCTCGACCGACGCTCAGCCTCCGCCGAGCGCGCGATGGATGCGCTACGCAAGAAATTCGGCCAGGCCGCGGTGATCCGCGGCATCGCCTATGGCGGGCCGGAGGAGACGGAATGA
- a CDS encoding DUF3572 domain-containing protein — protein sequence MKKRSQNPREVAEIVAIQALSFLAGEPERIGRFLAETGIGPETLRTSAADPNFLASVLDFVLRDDATVKAFAESSKLHPTNIMAARQVLGDRQWERDVP from the coding sequence TTGAAAAAGCGTTCTCAAAATCCGCGCGAAGTCGCTGAAATCGTTGCCATTCAGGCCTTGTCTTTCCTGGCCGGGGAACCCGAGCGCATCGGCCGGTTCCTGGCCGAGACCGGGATCGGGCCGGAGACGCTGCGGACCTCGGCGGCCGACCCGAATTTCCTGGCCAGCGTGCTCGATTTCGTGCTGCGCGATGACGCGACGGTAAAGGCTTTTGCCGAAAGCTCCAAGTTACATCCGACCAATATCATGGCCGCAAGGCAGGTATTGGGCGACCGGCAGTGGGAGCGCGACGTGCCGTGA
- a CDS encoding RidA family protein produces MAGTVEQTLASQGITLPAPKAPVANYVPFVRTGNLLFVSGQVCLGGDGKLIAAGKLGGGVSIEDGYAAAKGCGINLLAQVKAAVGDLDKVVRVVRLGGFVNSAPDFLDGPKVLNGASDLMVAAFGDKGRHARTTVGVASLPSDAAVEVEGVFEVE; encoded by the coding sequence ATGGCGGGTACGGTTGAACAGACTCTGGCGTCACAGGGCATCACGTTGCCGGCGCCGAAGGCTCCGGTGGCCAATTATGTCCCGTTCGTGCGCACCGGCAATCTGCTGTTCGTCTCGGGTCAGGTCTGCCTCGGCGGCGACGGCAAGCTGATCGCGGCGGGCAAGCTCGGCGGCGGCGTGTCGATCGAGGACGGCTATGCCGCGGCGAAGGGCTGCGGCATCAACCTGCTCGCCCAGGTCAAGGCGGCGGTCGGCGATCTCGACAAGGTGGTGCGCGTGGTGCGGCTCGGCGGCTTCGTCAATTCGGCCCCCGACTTCCTGGATGGACCGAAGGTGCTCAACGGCGCCTCGGACCTGATGGTCGCAGCGTTCGGCGACAAGGGCCGCCACGCCCGCACCACGGTCGGCGTCGCATCGCTGCCGTCGGATGCGGCAGTGGAAGTCGAAGGCGTGTTCGAGGTCGAGTGA